The Poseidonibacter lekithochrous region ATAGTTTTGTCACTTGGTAAAGTTTTAGCTAATTTCATAGCAAAACCTACTGCATGAGCTGATTCTAAAGCAGGAATAATTCCTTCTAATTGAGATAATTTATAGAATGCATCTACAGTTTCTTCATCATTACATAAACCAACTTTAGTTCTACCAATTTCTTTAAGATGCGCTTGTTCAGGTCCAACTGATGGATAATCAATACCAGAACCAATTGAATAAACCGGTGCTGGTTCACCGTTTTTATCTTTTAGCATTATAGAATTAAAACCGTGCATTACTCCTTCTTCTCCATAAGTTAAAGAAGCAGCGTGATCACCTAAGTCTTCACCTCTACCCATTGGCTCAACTCCATAAAGATTCACATCCTTATCGTCAATAAATCCAGCAAAGATACCCATAGCATTAGATCCACCACCAATACAAGCAACAACATTATCAGGAAGATTTTCTTCATGTTCAGAAAATTGCTCTTTTGATTCAAATCCTATTACACTTTGGAAGTCTCTAACCATCATAGGGAATGGGTGTGGTCCAACAACAGAACCAATACAATAAATTGAGTTTTCTGGATCATTTAAATAAGATTCAAAAGCAGAATCTACAGCTTCTTTTAATGTTTTAAGTCCATGAGTTGCAGGAATTACATTTGCTCCTAGAATTTTCATTCTAACTACATTTGGATGCTCTTTAGCAATATCAACTTCACCCATATGAATTTCACATTCTAAACCAAAATATGCTGAAGCAGTAGCAAGTGCAACACCATGTTGTCCAGCACCAGTTTCAGCAATAACTTTTTTCTTACCTAAATGATTAGCTAAAATTACTTCTGCCATACAATGATTAAGTTTATGTGCACCTGTATGGTTTAAATCTTCTCTTTTTAAATAAATCTTTGCGCCACCACAGTGCGCAGTTAAATTCTTAGCAAAAGAGATAGGAGTAGGTCTACCTTGGTAATGTTTTCTAACATACTTAAGTTCTTCTAAAAACTTTGGAGAGTTTTTAATCTCTTCATATGCCTTAGTAATGTCTGCGAAAGGTTGTTCTAAAACAGGAGGAATAAAAGATCCTCCGAATTTACCAAAATAACCATTTTCATCAGGATGTGATTCTAAATAACTCATACCCATTTATGCTTCCTTTTATATATAATATCCATTTTAAATAGGCATTATTATATTATATTTATTTTAATTTCTTATGAAATATCAATACATTAGATTAATATAAAGGCAAGCTTATTAAAACTTTTGTACATTTGTCATAATAAACATTTTCAAAAGTCTCAGAAGTGTTAAAAATATTAATTTCACCTTCCAAACTTTCTGTGATTATTTTGTGTGTCATATATAAACCAAGACCTGTTCCTTGACTTTTATGTTTTGTTGTAAAATAAGGTTCAAATAGTTTATCAATAATATTACTATCAACTCCACCAGCATTATCAATTATCTCAATAAGATATTTACTATTTTCCTCTTTTGTTTTAATAGATATATATCTATTATTCATATCAATACCACATAATGCATCTTTAGAATTATTTAGAATATTTAAAAGTGCTTGATTTAACTCATTTTCATAACTATGAATAATTAAATTTTCATCTAAATCTAATTTGACATTAATAGAGTGATTTATAAATGAACCTTTTACAATATTTAGAATTTTTTCAACACAAGAATTAATATTAAATTCATTTTTCTGTTTATCTTCTTTTAAATAGTTTTGAAAATCTTCAATAGTTTGAGATAAAAATTTTGTTGTTTCATTTATACCATCTAATGTTTCAACAAATATTTGATCATTTAATTGATCAAACTCTTTTTGTAGTTTTAAACCACTTGCAGCTGTTGAAATAAAACTAAGAGGTTGTCTCCATTGATGAGCAATATTACCAATCATTTCACCTAAACTTGCCATTTTAGATTGTTGTATTAATAAATTCTCTTTATTTTTTATTTCACTCATATCAATAATTAGAATAATATCTGCTTTGTTATATTCAAACATAATTTTTTGAGATTTAATAATAGAAGGAAACTTATCTTCGTTATTACGAAGTGCCGTTATTTCATAAGTTTTAGAATCAGAATTAAATATAATTTCATTTATATTTTCTTTTTGTTTCTCAACAAAAAAATCATTTATATTCATACTTAAAACATCATTTTCACTATCTATATTAAATATTCGTAAAAGCTCTTTATTTACAAAAACAATCTTTTTATCTTTTACAATGAATATACCTTCTATTGTTAAGTCAACTAAAGTTTTAAAACTATTTAATGAATATTCTAATTCTAACTGTGTTAATTTCAGTGTTTTTTGATAATTTAACAATTGTCTATTTTTATATAAAATTATGATTATAATTAATCCTAAAGGTAAAAAGTATTTCCATAAAGTTGAATAATCAAAAGTTTGAATATATTCAACAGAAGACCATTTATTAAATATTTCTTCTTTTTCACTAGGGCTCATTCTTCTTAATACTTTGTTTATAATCGATTGTAATATTTCATAATCATCTCTAATCATTACTTGTAAATTAAAATCAATCCCAGTATTACCAGATATTTTTATATCACTAAAACCATTTTTCTTTATATTATAAGTAAGAATTGGCATATTATCAACTAATGCAAATACTTTATTTTGTGATAATAACTCTAAACCTTCTTCAATATTTAAAACTGGAACAAAATCAATTTTAGGGTAAGATTTTTTTAGTAAATGATGAGCAGTATAGTTTTTACCAACAGCAACTCTTTTCCCAATTAAATAAGATGCATCAGGAATAAAGTTCTGATCTTTTAATGTAGCAATTCCCATTGGAGCTTTATAGTATGAATCTGAGAAAATAGCATATTTTGATCTTTCTTTAGTTTCAGAGGTAGTAATAATTACATCATTATTCTTATTTTTAATACTATTTAAAGCTAATGAAAATGTATCTTGTGAATTGTTATTAGTTTTTAAATTAGCTTTATCTACAATATATGACCAAAAATCAAAGCCTAAACCATAAGGTTTATTATCAGAAATAAAACTCAAAGGCGCCCAGTTTGGTGTAAAAGCAACATTTACAATTTTACTATCAATAAAACCTAACTCTTCTTCTGTAAAGTTAATCTCTTTAGATTTTCTAATCCATTTAAGTTCAATTGCGTTTAGTTCATCTTCTTTTACTTTTAACATAGTTTTATTGATAATGCTTTCAAGGATTTTATTCTCTTTTTGGACAGCCATATAAAGTTCATTCTTAAAATCATTAAATACTACATCTGCTGATATTTTTAGTTTATCACTATACATCTTGTTAATAGTATATTGAGATAAAATTTTATTTTGAATTGTAGCACTAGCAACATTATTTATTAAAGCAGAAAAAACTTCATCCAAGCTATCTACTAAAATAAAATTGATTTCAGGATAATTAGAAACTAAAGTATTTGTGGAATTCCATCCTTTTACTAATACAACTTTTCTGTCATTTAAATCATCTAAACTTAATATATCTGTATTGGATAACTTTGTAATGATTGAGTGATTTTGTTTTAAATAAGAATTTGTAAATCTTAACTCTTTTTCTCTTTTTTCATTATATGTAAGAACAGGTAATAAGTCAATATCACCTTCTTTAAAGCCCTTATATAAATTCTTCCATGTATCAGTAACAAATACTGGTTCAAAACCTGCTTTTGAAAATATAAGTTTTACATAATCAATTATATAACCTTTTGGTTTACCATTCTCATTATAATCATAAGGCACCCAATCTAATTCATTTGCAACAATTACTTGTTTATTATTTGCAATATAGTTCTTCTCAGTTTGAGTTAATTTAGTTTCAACAGGTAAATTTCCAATCCAAGTATTTATAATTTTTCTTTTTTCTTTTTCTGAGAAGTTATCTAATGTTTTTTGAATAATATCTCTTAAAATTGTCATATCATTTCTTGTAGCCATATGAAGTTTATTAGAATTAAATTTTAGAGAAAAATCTGCATGAACACCAGTTAAAGAATTTTTTTGCATTAGATAATTAATTATTGCAGGATTTGATATTAAAGCATCAGCCTTGTTAGTAATTACACTATCTAAGGCATCAAGAATACTATTAACTTTTAATATTTTAATGTTTGGATAATTTTCATTTAAAAAATTACCTTGGGAATAACCCGAAGGAATAGCTATTGTTTTATTTTCTAATTCATCTAGATTTTTAAAATTATTTTTTGAGTATAAGTATGCTCTAATTGAAATGTAATCATTAGTAAAAGTTAAATATTCTTCTCTTTCATCATTTTTAACTAAAACAGGTAAGAGATCAATTTGTTTATTTTTTGATAGGTTTAATAAGTTATCCCAAGAATCTGAGGTAATATAGTTAAAAGTTAGACCAGTATTTTTTTCTATTAAATCTAAGTAATCCCTAGCAATACCAGTATATTGCCCATTTTCAACAAAATCAAAAGGTGGCCAGTTAGTTTCAGCACCAACATTAATAATAGGATTAGTTTTAATGAATTCTTTTTCTTTAATAGTTAAATCAACAGAATTAGAATAAACAGTAGAGAGAAATAAAAAGAATAAAAATAAATATTTAAACATAACAAACCTTATCACGCATATAAAAATTATTATACTGTGATAAGGTTTATAAAAAAGACTAAAAAGTCAAATTATTATTAAGAAAACCACTTTTTAACTTTGTCAAACATATTTTCAAAGTTAGTTTCACTTGGCTTACTCTCAACACCAAAGCTTTCTTGTAATTTTTCTAATAAATCTTCTTGTTCAGCATTTAATGATTTTGGATATTCAATTGTAATTTGTACAACTAAATCACCTTTTCCATAACCTTGAACAGATTTAACACCTTCTCCTCTAAATTTAAACTGTTGTTTATCTTTAGCTCCAGATGGAATTTCAAGTTCTAATTCTCCTCTAAGACCTGGAATCTTAATAGTCGCTCCAAGTGCTACTTGTGTGAAGAAAATTGGTGCTTCTAAATAGATGTCATCATCATGTCTAACAAAGTGAGAATCTTCTCTTACATGTACTTGTAAGTATAAATCACCTCTTGTTCCATCAGGAGCAATATTTCCTTTATTAGAAACTCTAATTCTCATACCGTCATTAACACCCTCAGGAATATCAACTTTAAATGAGTCTTTAACTTCATCATAACCTTTACCAGAACATTTTTTACAAGATGAACTAGCAGCTTGACCAGAACCTTCACAAGTAGGACAAGTTTGAGCAAATGTCATAAAACCTTGTCTTGCATGAACTTGACCTTGACCAGCACATGTTTTACAAGTAGATAATTTACCGTCTTTTGCACCTGTACCTTTACAAGGTTTACAAGCGGTTTTATATTTGTAATCAATTTCTGTATTACATCCAAATACAGCTTCATTAAATTCAAGATTAACATCAACTGCAACATCTAAGTTATAGTTATACGTTTTTCTCTCTCTTCTAGAGCCTCTACCTCCGCCACCAAAAGCAGAACCAAACATCTCTTCAAATACAGAACTTAAATCATCAAAGCCTCCGCCTCCGAAGCCTCCACCTTGACCATGACCTTCTAAACCTTGTTTTCCATATCTGTCATAAATTGATTTTTTTTCTTCATCACTTAAAACTTGATATGCTTCATTTACAGCTTTAAAATTCTCTTCTGCTTCATGATCACCTGGGTTTTTGTCAGGATGATATTTCATAGCCATTTTTCTATAAGCTTTTTTAATTGTACTTTTATCGGCGCTTCTATCTACACCTAATAATTCATAATAGTCTTGATCAGTCAACTATATATCTCCTAAATAATTTTTTGTATATTATATATACGCGATTCTACCTAATTGATTATAAAAATATATTTAAATGAAAGTACCAAAAAAACATGACTTATAGCTTTTTACTAGTAATTTGGTTATAATCCCAAAATGAAAAGAGGATTAGAAAAATTTTATGAA contains the following coding sequences:
- the trpB gene encoding tryptophan synthase subunit beta, translating into MGMSYLESHPDENGYFGKFGGSFIPPVLEQPFADITKAYEEIKNSPKFLEELKYVRKHYQGRPTPISFAKNLTAHCGGAKIYLKREDLNHTGAHKLNHCMAEVILANHLGKKKVIAETGAGQHGVALATASAYFGLECEIHMGEVDIAKEHPNVVRMKILGANVIPATHGLKTLKEAVDSAFESYLNDPENSIYCIGSVVGPHPFPMMVRDFQSVIGFESKEQFSEHEENLPDNVVACIGGGSNAMGIFAGFIDDKDVNLYGVEPMGRGEDLGDHAASLTYGEEGVMHGFNSIMLKDKNGEPAPVYSIGSGIDYPSVGPEQAHLKEIGRTKVGLCNDEETVDAFYKLSQLEGIIPALESAHAVGFAMKLAKTLPSDKTILVNLSGRGDKDIDFVVDNHPIPNAKF
- a CDS encoding transporter substrate-binding domain-containing protein; this translates as MFKYLFLFFLFLSTVYSNSVDLTIKEKEFIKTNPIINVGAETNWPPFDFVENGQYTGIARDYLDLIEKNTGLTFNYITSDSWDNLLNLSKNKQIDLLPVLVKNDEREEYLTFTNDYISIRAYLYSKNNFKNLDELENKTIAIPSGYSQGNFLNENYPNIKILKVNSILDALDSVITNKADALISNPAIINYLMQKNSLTGVHADFSLKFNSNKLHMATRNDMTILRDIIQKTLDNFSEKEKRKIINTWIGNLPVETKLTQTEKNYIANNKQVIVANELDWVPYDYNENGKPKGYIIDYVKLIFSKAGFEPVFVTDTWKNLYKGFKEGDIDLLPVLTYNEKREKELRFTNSYLKQNHSIITKLSNTDILSLDDLNDRKVVLVKGWNSTNTLVSNYPEINFILVDSLDEVFSALINNVASATIQNKILSQYTINKMYSDKLKISADVVFNDFKNELYMAVQKENKILESIINKTMLKVKEDELNAIELKWIRKSKEINFTEEELGFIDSKIVNVAFTPNWAPLSFISDNKPYGLGFDFWSYIVDKANLKTNNNSQDTFSLALNSIKNKNNDVIITTSETKERSKYAIFSDSYYKAPMGIATLKDQNFIPDASYLIGKRVAVGKNYTAHHLLKKSYPKIDFVPVLNIEEGLELLSQNKVFALVDNMPILTYNIKKNGFSDIKISGNTGIDFNLQVMIRDDYEILQSIINKVLRRMSPSEKEEIFNKWSSVEYIQTFDYSTLWKYFLPLGLIIIIILYKNRQLLNYQKTLKLTQLELEYSLNSFKTLVDLTIEGIFIVKDKKIVFVNKELLRIFNIDSENDVLSMNINDFFVEKQKENINEIIFNSDSKTYEITALRNNEDKFPSIIKSQKIMFEYNKADIILIIDMSEIKNKENLLIQQSKMASLGEMIGNIAHQWRQPLSFISTAASGLKLQKEFDQLNDQIFVETLDGINETTKFLSQTIEDFQNYLKEDKQKNEFNINSCVEKILNIVKGSFINHSINVKLDLDENLIIHSYENELNQALLNILNNSKDALCGIDMNNRYISIKTKEENSKYLIEIIDNAGGVDSNIIDKLFEPYFTTKHKSQGTGLGLYMTHKIITESLEGEINIFNTSETFENVYYDKCTKVLISLPLY
- the dnaJ gene encoding molecular chaperone DnaJ codes for the protein MTDQDYYELLGVDRSADKSTIKKAYRKMAMKYHPDKNPGDHEAEENFKAVNEAYQVLSDEEKKSIYDRYGKQGLEGHGQGGGFGGGGFDDLSSVFEEMFGSAFGGGGRGSRRERKTYNYNLDVAVDVNLEFNEAVFGCNTEIDYKYKTACKPCKGTGAKDGKLSTCKTCAGQGQVHARQGFMTFAQTCPTCEGSGQAASSSCKKCSGKGYDEVKDSFKVDIPEGVNDGMRIRVSNKGNIAPDGTRGDLYLQVHVREDSHFVRHDDDIYLEAPIFFTQVALGATIKIPGLRGELELEIPSGAKDKQQFKFRGEGVKSVQGYGKGDLVVQITIEYPKSLNAEQEDLLEKLQESFGVESKPSETNFENMFDKVKKWFS